In the genome of Bremerella sp. P1, the window GTCGCTGAATATCAAGGAATACTACCGCGACTATTGCCGCTGCATGAACGCCGTGGACGACAGCGTCGGTCGCGTTCGCAAGTATTTGAAAGACAACAAGCTGGATGACAACACGGTCGTCATGCTGATGGGCGACAATGGCTTTCTGTTTGGCGAACATGGCTTGATCGACAAGCGAAACGCCTACGAAGAATCGATGCGTGTTCCGTTGGTGGTCGAAGCCCCAGGCATTTTGGCCCCTAGCACGACGGTCGACGCGGTGGTCGCAAACATCGACATCGGCCCAACCGTTCTCGAACTGGCTGGCATTGAAACGCCGGATCATATGGACGGCATGAGCTTCATCCGCATCGCTTCCGGCAAGATGGACGCGAAGGATTGGCGAAAGCACTTGTTGTACGAATACAACTGGGAATGGAATTTCCCTCATACGCCAACCATGTTCGCGCTGCGTGGCGAACGCTACAAGTTCATCCAGTACCACGGCATCTGGGACACCGATGAACTGTACGACCTGGAAAATGATCCTCACGAGATGCACAACTTGATCAACGAGCCAGGGCTGCAAAGTACGGTTCGCAACATGCGAAACGCGTTGAATCAAGAACTCAAAGAGCGCGGCGCGATGCAAGTTCCCTTTGGAGCAAAGCGAGGCCCGGGGGCGAATCTTCGACGTGAGTCTGGTTCGGGAGCTGCCGAGTTTCCCGGTACCGTTCTGCGTGAGAAGGACAGCAAACAGTAAGTCTCGCTCCCGTTTGATTATCCTAATTTCTCCTTTGGGACACTCCTCATGCGTTTAGTGATTACCGCTCTATTTGCCTTGACGATGGTCGCCGGGCTTTGCGCTCGCGTGGCGAGCGCCGCCGACCAACCGAATGTGGTCATTTTGCTTTCCGATGACCAGCGCTGGGACGACTATTCGTTCCTGGGGCACGATGCGATCAAGACTCCGAATATCGACAAGTTGGCGAGCCAGTCGCTCGTCTACGAACGTGGTTACGTGCCGGCCTCGCTGTGTCGTCCCTCGTTGGCCAGTCTGATCACGGGGCTTTACCCTCATCAGAACGGCATCACGGGTAACGATCCGGCAGAGAACAAGCGGACTCCGGCAGGGCGGGCCGTTTTGGTCGATCGCTTCCAAAAGAATCCTCGCCTGGCCGCTATTCTCGGTCAGCACGGGTACATCAGTTTCCAGTCCGGCAAGTGGTGGGAAGGTAACTTCTCCAGCGGCGGTTTCACCGAAGGGATGTCTCACGGAGACGTTACCAAGGGGGGACGCCACGGCGACGTTGGACTTCAGATTGGTCGTAAGACGATGAAGCCGGTCACCGATTTCATCGATAAGGCTGTCGCCGAAGATAAGCCGTTCTTCCTGTGGTACGCCCCGATGATGCCTCACCTGCCGCACGATCCACCGAAGCGGATCCTCGACAAGTACACGCAGGAAGGTCGCCCGCTTGAGATCGCCAAGTACTTCGCCATGTGCGATTGGTGGGACGAAACTTGCGGCCAGGTGCTTGACCACCTCGACAAGAAGAACATTGCTGATAACACGGTGGTGATCTACTTGTGCGACAACGGTTGGATTCAAGAGGCCGAGAAGGGTGGCGGTGCCGTTGGTGGTCCACGCGGCAAGCGTTCCGTCTATGACGGCGGCACGCGAACTCCGATTATGATCCGATATCCAGGCCATGTGAAACCTGCTCGTAACAAGACCGATCTGGCCAGCAGCATCGACGTTGTGCCGACCATTCTGGATGCCGTCGGTGTCGAAACCGATTTCAACTTCCCGGGCATCAGCCTCTTGGATCACGCCAAGGCCGCTGAGCGAAAAGCGATCTACGGCGAGATCTTCGCCCACGACATTCCCGACTACCGCAAGCCGGAGCTGGGGTTACATTACCGCTGGATTATCGATGGCGACTACAAGCTGATCGTCCCCAGCGGCATGGAAGAGGGGGAATACGGACCCGAGGAAGTGGCATTGTTCAATGTCACCAAGGATCCGGAAGAGGAGCAAAACTTGATCGCCGATCATCCCGAGATCGCGGCTAAGCTCCGTAAGAAGCTCGATGCCTGGTGGAACCCAACGCTGAAACCATAAGCCCACTTGGATGCGCCAAGATGCAGTTTCCAACCGCTGCATCTTGCGCATTCTCTCTCTCGTCCAACCAAGCATGAAGCCTGGGTAAAGTTCTGGACGAAATTGGGCGATAGGCTGAAACGCGCGATGCATTTCGGCACTCGATTGGCAATGATTAGTGCGGGCAAGCAGCAGGAAGGCGGTATCGGAACGGGCAGTTACAACGGAATCTTTTTGCGCACATTTTCTAGATCCGCGCGGATCGAGATACCATGCAATATCGCTGCCCTCTGTGTCAGACCAATGGAGTCGTTCCTGATAAAGCTCGCGGGCATGAAGTTTTATGCCTGAAGTGTCGCGAGCACTTCTTCATCCCTGACCAATCGTTGGAAGATCGCATCAAGCTGGGCCTCTTCACTGCCGCTCGAAAGAATGACGGTGAAGTAGTCATCGCGTTTGCGGAGAGTGGGGCCGACCTCGATATCCAGGAAGAGGAAACCGGGCACACACCGCTTCATATCGCCTCGTACTACGGCAAGCTGTACGCAGGCCGCGAACTGATTCAGCATGGTGCGTCGCTCGAGATCCGCGCCTCGAAAACCGTTCAAACACCGCTCTTCTATGCCGCTCGAGAGAACAACCCCAAGATCGTTCGCTGGCTACTTGAGAAAGGTGCCGAGCCCAACTGCCAAGATCCCGACGGCACGACACCGCTGCACTGGGCGGCCCGCAAAGGCTACCTGGAAGTGGCAAAGGCTCTCGTCGCAGGCGGGGCCAACCATCGCGCCGAAACCCATAATGGACTCAGGCCGCTTCAATTCGCCGTATCGTATCACCAGCCAGAGCTGCGGGACTTTCTGGTCTCGGTCGAACGCGCATCGAAGTTCATGCAAAATCAGCGAAGTAAGACCAACTCCAAGACCGGCACGCTTAATAAGTTCTTGTTTGGATTCGGCGATTAACTCGTCGAACGGATTAGTTCTGAGCTTGCGACGTATCTAACAGCCGGACGGTGATGGAGTCGGCCTGGTGGTGATCGAGATCCAGTTGCCGTTGGCCATCGTTTACTTGGAACGTCCACGTCTGCTCGTTGTCGGTTCGTGGACCAGTGATCAATCGATCGCCCGCCGTCAGGTCGAAACTACCTTCCGGCTCCACATGCATAACCTCCGCCACATGCCCTTCGCGCAGGAGACTCGCAGGCACTTCGTGTCCGGGCACAAGGTGCAGAAAGTCTTCCGGGATCTCCTGACCGTGCGGGTCGGTGATCGGGTGGCCGAGTCGATCGTCCAGGTAGTCGACGGCAGCTTCGTCGTTGACGTGCTCCAGCAGATGAGCACGGTCGTGGATTTCTTCCTCCGGCATGCCCAGGCGTGCCAGATAGGCTTCCCAGATCCGGTGGGCACGCATCAAGCGTCGGGCTTCCAACTCGCCTGCCTCGGTGAGCTGATACGCATCGTTTTCCATGGGCTGAATGAGCCCGCGGGTCACCATGCCATCGAGTGTTCGACGCAGACGCTGGCCATCGGTCGGCACGTTCGCGATGATCGTCGCAAGCGATGTCTCCAAGCCTTCGTTACGACGCATACAACCGAGGATGTCTTCCGCCAATGTATGAGGGATCGCGGCCCGCTTGCGTATCCAAGTAGAAAGCAGCCCGAAGCGCGGCGAGAACACCAAGACCACCATGAACTGAAATGTACTGAACAGCACGATCGGTGGACTCGTCGCGACATTCAACCATACCGAAAGGTAAACGCCACACACGACGCTCGAAATACCAAACAGGGCCGAGAGGGCCATCATATGGCTCAATCGATTGGTCAGCAGATAGGCGGTCGCGGCCGGGGTAATCAAAAGACCTACCACGAGAATCACGCCCACAATCTGCACCGCACTGACCACCACCAGCGACGTACACGTAGTCATCAGCATGTGGATCAACAGCACCGGCAGGCCGATCGAAGCGGCCATGATCGGGTCGAACGAAGTGAGCAGTAACTGGCGATACCAAAGGATGGTTACGAACAACACAACAGCCGTAACACCGGCCATCATCCACAAACGTTCGGCATCGACTGCCAGGACGTCTCCCATCACGAAATGAAAGAGGTCCAAATGAATGTAATGCGAAAACATGCTCGCCAGCGCACCACCCAACGCGAAGATGCCGGTGTACATGATTCCGATCGCCGTATCTTCTTTGATTCGCGACACGCGCGAGACAAAGCTCACCAACAGGACGGTCGTGAAGCCTGCGATCAGCGCGCCCAGAATCATCCCGGCGAAGTGGGCCTCGTGACCATAGACGACTTTCATCAAAAGGTAACCACCGGTCACACCAGCCAGCATCGAGTGCGAAATGGCATCGCCCAGAAAGGCCATGCGCCGCAAGATGATCAAGCAACCCACCACGCCAGCGGAGATGGCCACCAGGCAGCCCGCAACCACGGCTCGCAGCAGGTAGCTGTTGCCTTGGAACGGTTCGACGAACAGGGTATAGAAAGCGTCCATTACTTCGCTTTCTCCTCGATCACCCGCCGCAGGTGCTCAAACGCTCGCACGTTGCCGTCGTACACCTCGCTCAACAGTTCCGGCTGCAAGATTTGTAGCGGCGTACCGAAGGCAAACAGGCGTTGTTTCAACAGGATCAAAGCGTCGAAGAACTCCGCCGCAGTGGCCAGGTCGTGATGCACGACGACCAGTGTTCGACCTGACTTCTTGGCGTTCTCCAGCACACTCAAGATTGCACGTTCCGTTGCTGCATCGACGCCTGCGAAGGGCTCGTCCAGCAGCACGACCTGGGCTCCTTGCGCAAGTGCACGGGCCATGAAGACGCGTTGCTGTTGTCCGCCGGAAAGCGCTCCGATCTGGCGTTTGCGGAGGTCGGCCATGCGAACGATCGACAGGGCTTCCTCAACGATCTCCCAGTCGGCCTTCGAGGGTCCCCATTGCCACCAGGGGATATTACCGTAGCGGCCCATCATAGCGACTTCCTCCACCGTCACGGGGAAGTCCCAGTCGACGCTGCCACGCTGGGGCACGTAGGCGACCAGTTTGCGGGTACGTTCGACCGGCGTACCGAAGATGCGTACATCACCCACATCGGGACGTAAGAAACCGAGGATCGCTTTGATCAAGGTCGACTTGCCTGAGCCGTTCGGACCGATGATGCCGACCAGTTGGCCTTGAGGAATCGCGAACGAGACGTCCAGCAGTGCCGGAACGGCGCCGTAGCTGACCGTTAAATGTTCGACTTCGATCGCCGGTACGCTGGGATCGTTCGATTCCGGGGAAGGTTCTGCCGTGATCATTCTTCCTCCTGAGGCGAGGAAGGATCGCCTTTCACTTGAAACGGAACGCGGCCGACTAACTTCGTTTCGGTCCCTTCCGCCCAGATGGTTTGCGAGTGGATCGGCTGCCGACCGTTACCCTCGTACAACTCGACGTGAATAGCCTTGGGAGTGATATCGGACGAATTCGCTGGCGTCATTTCAACGAGGAACTCGCTTTCGCCTTCACGAAGCTCAAGCTCCAAGGTCTTATCGACCGGCTGACCTGCAGGAATGGGCTCGTCGATCGAAATTACATTTTCACCCAGCAGAGACACTTTCAGCGAAGAGGCCTTCGAGACATCTTCAGCGAACGGATCGATTCCGGCGGCAAATGTGGCCACGATACGCAGGCGATAACTGCTGAGGACCTCGCTCGTCTCCGTGGGGATCGAAGGCAGCTGATTCTCAGCGAGGGTCTGCTGATAGAGCCAGGTCAGACCCAGGACAATCGAGGCACTCAGGATGGCAACAACGATGCGCATAGGTAGGAAGTTTGCTGAACTATTTCAACGACTGAACGATCGTGAGGACATTCTCTCGCATCATGCCGATGTATGTTTCTCCGGCGGTGTCCGGGGCTCCCATCGAGTCGGAATAAAGTTCGCCGCCGATTTTCACGCCCGCCTCGCGGGCAATCTCTCGAACCATTGTAGGGTTAACCGACGTTTCGACAAAAATGGCTTTCACGTGATGCTCGCGAATCGAGTCGATCGTTTCCTGACGCCGTTGGGGACTGATCCCGGCACCGATTTCCTTTCCCGTCGACCAACCGACCGGCGTAGCGGACTTCATTCCATAGGCATGGCAGAAGTAATTGAACGCGTCGTGGCTGGTCACCAGAACACGCTGCTCGACCGGAATGTTGTTAACTTCGCGCACGATCCAGCTGTGCAGCGTTCTAAGTTGATCCAGGTAAAGGGCCGCGCGACTGCGATATTCGTCGGCGTGGTCTGGGTCAAGTTTGACCACTGCATCGCGAATGTTGCGAACGTAAATGGCCGCGTTGGTGCACGAGAACCATGCGTGAGGATCGTGCATTCCCTCGTCGACACCTGGGACTTGCAGCGGCTGACAACCCTCCACGCACGTCACAATCGGGCGGCCTGTCTGGGTGGCAAGCTTCCGCATCCAGTCGTTGCCTTCGAGATGCCAGCCGTTTTCCAGGCATAAATCGGCGCCCGACACCAGTTGGGCATCGCCAGGCTTTTTCTCATACAGGTGAGGATCCTGGCCGGCTGCCAACACGCTTTTGACTTCCATCCGATCGCCGACCACCTGCCGAGCAAAGTCGGCCACTTGGGTCGTCGAGCAGACGATCACCGGCCGCGTTTCCTCTGCGGAAAGCGTTAGTGGAAGCAGTAGCGTCACAATCAGGGCCGAAGCCAGTCGACAGGCGTGCGTCATTTGTATAACCAAAGCAGCAGTTTTGAGTACTCAAAATATCATAATTGGGGTCCAGACGAAAAACAAGGGCTGTTCAGTTCGCCGTAACTGGTCAGAAACTTGACTTTTGGTAGATAACCCTCGAAACTTCGCGCGGTCCGATCGGTTTCATTGATTACCAAGCTATTGCAATTGCTAACCTTCTCCCAGGAAGAGATCTGTTATGAAATCTTCGTTCTTCGCGCTATTCTTGCTCGCCTTTCTTCTCACCGGTGTCTTCGCAAGTACGGCCGCGGCCACCGAAGCGTCGCCTGAAGATTGGGCCAACTGGCGAGGCCCTGACTACAACGGCACCTCACCCAGTGCCAAGCCTCCGGTGAAATGGAGCGAGGAAGAGAACATCCGCTGGAAGGTTCCGATCTCGGGGAAGGGGAGTTCCTCGCCAATTATCTGGGGAGACAAACTCTTCGTGCTGACGGCGGTGCCGGTGGAAACAGAGGAAGCCGAGACGGAGAGCGACGAGGGAGAAGCAGCCGAGCCGGAAGCCCCGCAGCCACGTGAAGAGTCGGCCGATCGTCCTCGCCGTGGTCCTGGCAACTTCCCGGGAGGGCCTCGTGGTCCCGGCGGTCGTGGCCCTGGTGGCCCGCGAGGGCGTGGCGGATTCGGTCGCGGTGCGGCCCCGACCACGCCGATGGACTTCACCGTCGTCTGCCTTGATAAGTCGACCGGCGAGAAGATCTGGTCGACGGTCGCCATCCAAGCGGTTCCCCACGAATCGGGTCACAATACGAACACGTTCGCTTCTTCTTCCGCCGTGACCAATGGCGAGATCCTGGTCGCCTTTTTCGGTTCGCGCGGTATTTACTGCCTTTCGATGGACGGAAAACTACTCTGGAAACGCGATCTTGGCCAACAGCAGACGCGTAACGCTTTCGGCGAAGGAAGCACGCCGGCCCTGTATAAGAACACGATCATCATTCCCTGGGACCATGAAGGGGACTCTTTCGTATTAGCCCTGAATGCAACCACCGGCGAAGACCTTTGGAAAGTCGACCGAGACGAAGCCACTAGTTGGGCCACGCCTGTGGTGACCGAGCACAACGGCACGGCGCAGGTGATTCTCAATGGTTCTACCCGCGTCCGGAGCTACGACGTCACCTCGGGCAAACTGATCTGGGAATGCGGTGGGCAGGCCACCAACCCAATCGCGACCCCGATCATCTACGACGGCAAAGCGATCTGCATGACCGGCTATCGAGGTTACGCGGTCTACGCGATCGACCTGAATGCGAAAGGGGACGTGACGGACAACGAAGACTACATTGCCTGGAGCCGGTCGGACGTTGGACCGTATATCGCCTCCGCGACGCTCCTGAACGATCGTCTTTACGTGACCAAGTCGCGTGATGGCGTGCTCTACTGTCTCGATGCCAGCACTGGCGAAACCATTTTCGGCCCAGAACGCCTGCCGGAAGCCTCGACGCTGTATTCCTCGCTAGTCGCAGCCGATGGCAAGGTCTATGTTTCGGACCGAGATGGGACCACGGTCGTACTGGAAGATGGCCCGGAATTTAAAGTCCTGGCAGTCAATCAGTTAGCAGAAGGGATCGATGCATCCATCGCTTTGAGTGGGAATCAACTGTTCCTCCGCAGCGAAGGGCACCTCTACTGCATCCAGCAAGCGGACGGCAAATAAGAGGGGGGAAATCGCGGCATTTCCTTACCAACGCGAAGAGCGTATTCACGAAGTCTTCATATTGCCTTCATCGCTCAGCGACTTCGTTGAGTGAAAATGTGCTGAATTGTTTCTGGCGTCCAGGCTTATCTAAGGGGTAAGCCTGACGCTGGCAAGCTGAGCATTTTTCACGCTTCGAAAGACTTGCTGACATGCCGCAAGAGGCAAACTCAGGTCCCAACATTTGGATTGTCGTGCCTGCCTATAACGAGGCAGCACGGATTGGACGTACGGTTCAAGGGTTGATCCACCACTTTCGCAATGTGGTCGTCGTCGACGACGGATCTCGAGACGCCACGTTCGACAGCCTGAAACACCTTCCGGTTTGGGCGCTGCGTCATCCCATCAACCTGGGGCAGGGAGCAGCATTGCAAACGGGCATCGACTTTGCGGTTGGTCACGGCGCGGATGTTGTCGTGACCTTCGACGCCGATGGTCAGCACGACGTCCATGACATTCAGCGGCTCGTCGAACCCGTTGTGTCCCAGCGTGCCGAAGTTGCCCTCGGTTCCCGCTTCCTGGGTAACGATGCGGTCAACATGCCGACCAGTCGCTGGGTGATCCTCAAGCTGGGCGTTCTCTTCACGCGTGTTTGCTCGCGCATCAACGTGACCGACACCCACAATGGCCTGCGGGCACTCTCTCGCGCGGCCGCAACAAAGATCCGTATTCGCCAGAACCGCATGGCGCACGCTTCGGAGATTTTGGATCAGATCCAGTATCTTGGTCTGAAGTATGAAGAGGTCCCCGTCACGGTGCACTATAGCGATGCGGTCTTAGAAAAAGGCCAGCAGAATTCAGCTGCCGTCAAAGTAGCGGCTCAATTCCTGCTGGGAAGGATGGTGCGATGAACCTGTTTCAATGGGTTGCTTTAACCTTCATTGGCTGTTCGCTTCTGGTGGAAGTCGTTCGAGCCATTCGTCAGAAACGAACGAGCTGGGCGAAGTCGTTCCGCATTTCCATTTGGTTAGCCGCCGCGATCAGTGTGTTGAACCCAGGCCTTGTCACGCGTATGGCTCACTCGATCGGCATCGGTCGTGGAGCGGATGTTCTCATTTACGTGGTGACGTTGACCTTCATTGCCACCACCTTTTACTTCTATTCGCGCTACCTCCGACTTCAGCGTCAGATCACCGACCTGACACGGTACCTGGCCATTCATGAAGCAAAGCACCCCGAGACATCGTCGGCCGATGTGATCACTGAGAGTTGAAGTGCCCCAACGGTCCAGCGCAACCCACCAGAAAGCCGGTGCTCCTGAAGCGTCAGAGAGTTGGGCAAGTCAACTCGTGCATCAGCCGAATTGGCTACGAGCCATTCTTCTTGTCGCAGTCGTAGCGGCCTATCTGACTTCTCTGAATGGCGCGTTTGTCTTCGATGACCTTCCTCACATTGCTGAGAACGAGAACCTCGCGAACGTTTCCCGCGCCGCCTGGTCGATGGCTCAGCTGCAAACCAGGTCGACGACGCAAATGTCGTTCGCACTGAATGCCGCATTGCTCGGTAAAACGCCGTTCACTTTTCACCTGGTGAACTTACTGATCCATGTGATCTCGGTGTTAGCCCTCTTCGAGTTGGTCCGCGGATCGATCACCTGGTGGAACGAAAGACATACCCCGGTACTCAACGCCAACCTGACGGGCTTTCTGGCGGCACTACTCTGGGGCGTCCATCCGCTGGGGACGATGGCGGTCACCTATATCGTGCAGCGTCACGAGTCGTTGATGGCCATGTTCTACTTATTGACCCTCTACTGTTTGCTGCGGGGCCACCTCGCCAAGACGGCGTGGCCCTGGTACATCGGCAGTATTGTTTGCTGCTGCCTGGGCATGGGAGCGAAGGAAGTCATGGTGACACTTCCGCTCGTGGCCGTGCTGTACGATCGGTGTATTTTGTCCAGTTCGTGGCGAGAATTGGTCACCAAACGAGGCTGGGTGTTCGTGTTGCTCCTGGTACCTGCGTTGATTCTTTTCGGCAAGCACCTGTCGGTATTCGGAAGTACGCACACCGAGGCCCACGATGCGGCTCTGGGTGCCCACGAAACGGCTTCGTCCTGGCTCTATCTGTGGACCCAGGCAGGCGTGATCGTGCACTACCTTCGTCTGTCGATCTGGCCTGATTACTTAACCTTCGACTACGACTGGCCGGTCGCGAATACGGAAGGAGAGTACTTACTGCCAGCAATCTTTGTGTGCGGTTTATTAGTCCTTTCGTTCTGGCTGCTGTTTAAGCGACCAGCGATTGGCTTTGTGGCGCTGACCTTCTTTTTCATTCTGGCCCCCACGTCCAGTATCGTGCCCATCATCGACGTTGCGTTTGAACATCGCATGTACTTGCCGCTGGCCTGTCTGTGTGTCCTGGCTGCGATGGTGCTGAGCATCGCCATTGAGAAATGGCGCTCACGGCATGGTGAAGAATCCAAGTACCAAACACTTCTCTTGATCGGATTGACACTCGCGATTTTGCTAGGCATACGAACCGTCTATCGGAATCTCGACTATCACTCGCAGCTTGCCTTATGGACCACGACCGTTCAGGCCCGTCCGATGAACCTGCGGGCCAATCACAACCTTTCTCAGTACTTGCGACAGGCCGATCGGCTACCGGAACTTGAACAGATTCTGTTGCGATCGATTGCCTACTGTGAGCAGCATGGCTACGAATCCTTCCCGCTGCACGGCGACCTGGCTGAGACTTACGTC includes:
- a CDS encoding sulfatase family protein codes for the protein MRLVITALFALTMVAGLCARVASAADQPNVVILLSDDQRWDDYSFLGHDAIKTPNIDKLASQSLVYERGYVPASLCRPSLASLITGLYPHQNGITGNDPAENKRTPAGRAVLVDRFQKNPRLAAILGQHGYISFQSGKWWEGNFSSGGFTEGMSHGDVTKGGRHGDVGLQIGRKTMKPVTDFIDKAVAEDKPFFLWYAPMMPHLPHDPPKRILDKYTQEGRPLEIAKYFAMCDWWDETCGQVLDHLDKKNIADNTVVIYLCDNGWIQEAEKGGGAVGGPRGKRSVYDGGTRTPIMIRYPGHVKPARNKTDLASSIDVVPTILDAVGVETDFNFPGISLLDHAKAAERKAIYGEIFAHDIPDYRKPELGLHYRWIIDGDYKLIVPSGMEEGEYGPEEVALFNVTKDPEEEQNLIADHPEIAAKLRKKLDAWWNPTLKP
- a CDS encoding ankyrin repeat domain-containing protein, which translates into the protein MQYRCPLCQTNGVVPDKARGHEVLCLKCREHFFIPDQSLEDRIKLGLFTAARKNDGEVVIAFAESGADLDIQEEETGHTPLHIASYYGKLYAGRELIQHGASLEIRASKTVQTPLFYAARENNPKIVRWLLEKGAEPNCQDPDGTTPLHWAARKGYLEVAKALVAGGANHRAETHNGLRPLQFAVSYHQPELRDFLVSVERASKFMQNQRSKTNSKTGTLNKFLFGFGD
- a CDS encoding metal ABC transporter permease, giving the protein MDAFYTLFVEPFQGNSYLLRAVVAGCLVAISAGVVGCLIILRRMAFLGDAISHSMLAGVTGGYLLMKVVYGHEAHFAGMILGALIAGFTTVLLVSFVSRVSRIKEDTAIGIMYTGIFALGGALASMFSHYIHLDLFHFVMGDVLAVDAERLWMMAGVTAVVLFVTILWYRQLLLTSFDPIMAASIGLPVLLIHMLMTTCTSLVVVSAVQIVGVILVVGLLITPAATAYLLTNRLSHMMALSALFGISSVVCGVYLSVWLNVATSPPIVLFSTFQFMVVLVFSPRFGLLSTWIRKRAAIPHTLAEDILGCMRRNEGLETSLATIIANVPTDGQRLRRTLDGMVTRGLIQPMENDAYQLTEAGELEARRLMRAHRIWEAYLARLGMPEEEIHDRAHLLEHVNDEAAVDYLDDRLGHPITDPHGQEIPEDFLHLVPGHEVPASLLREGHVAEVMHVEPEGSFDLTAGDRLITGPRTDNEQTWTFQVNDGQRQLDLDHHQADSITVRLLDTSQAQN
- a CDS encoding metal ABC transporter ATP-binding protein; amino-acid sequence: MITAEPSPESNDPSVPAIEVEHLTVSYGAVPALLDVSFAIPQGQLVGIIGPNGSGKSTLIKAILGFLRPDVGDVRIFGTPVERTRKLVAYVPQRGSVDWDFPVTVEEVAMMGRYGNIPWWQWGPSKADWEIVEEALSIVRMADLRKRQIGALSGGQQQRVFMARALAQGAQVVLLDEPFAGVDAATERAILSVLENAKKSGRTLVVVHHDLATAAEFFDALILLKQRLFAFGTPLQILQPELLSEVYDGNVRAFEHLRRVIEEKAK
- a CDS encoding metal ABC transporter solute-binding protein, Zn/Mn family; amino-acid sequence: MTHACRLASALIVTLLLPLTLSAEETRPVIVCSTTQVADFARQVVGDRMEVKSVLAAGQDPHLYEKKPGDAQLVSGADLCLENGWHLEGNDWMRKLATQTGRPIVTCVEGCQPLQVPGVDEGMHDPHAWFSCTNAAIYVRNIRDAVVKLDPDHADEYRSRAALYLDQLRTLHSWIVREVNNIPVEQRVLVTSHDAFNYFCHAYGMKSATPVGWSTGKEIGAGISPQRRQETIDSIREHHVKAIFVETSVNPTMVREIAREAGVKIGGELYSDSMGAPDTAGETYIGMMRENVLTIVQSLK
- a CDS encoding outer membrane protein assembly factor BamB family protein encodes the protein MKSSFFALFLLAFLLTGVFASTAAATEASPEDWANWRGPDYNGTSPSAKPPVKWSEEENIRWKVPISGKGSSSPIIWGDKLFVLTAVPVETEEAETESDEGEAAEPEAPQPREESADRPRRGPGNFPGGPRGPGGRGPGGPRGRGGFGRGAAPTTPMDFTVVCLDKSTGEKIWSTVAIQAVPHESGHNTNTFASSSAVTNGEILVAFFGSRGIYCLSMDGKLLWKRDLGQQQTRNAFGEGSTPALYKNTIIIPWDHEGDSFVLALNATTGEDLWKVDRDEATSWATPVVTEHNGTAQVILNGSTRVRSYDVTSGKLIWECGGQATNPIATPIIYDGKAICMTGYRGYAVYAIDLNAKGDVTDNEDYIAWSRSDVGPYIASATLLNDRLYVTKSRDGVLYCLDASTGETIFGPERLPEASTLYSSLVAADGKVYVSDRDGTTVVLEDGPEFKVLAVNQLAEGIDASIALSGNQLFLRSEGHLYCIQQADGK
- a CDS encoding glycosyltransferase family 2 protein produces the protein MPQEANSGPNIWIVVPAYNEAARIGRTVQGLIHHFRNVVVVDDGSRDATFDSLKHLPVWALRHPINLGQGAALQTGIDFAVGHGADVVVTFDADGQHDVHDIQRLVEPVVSQRAEVALGSRFLGNDAVNMPTSRWVILKLGVLFTRVCSRINVTDTHNGLRALSRAAATKIRIRQNRMAHASEILDQIQYLGLKYEEVPVTVHYSDAVLEKGQQNSAAVKVAAQFLLGRMVR
- a CDS encoding DUF2304 domain-containing protein — translated: MNLFQWVALTFIGCSLLVEVVRAIRQKRTSWAKSFRISIWLAAAISVLNPGLVTRMAHSIGIGRGADVLIYVVTLTFIATTFYFYSRYLRLQRQITDLTRYLAIHEAKHPETSSADVITES
- a CDS encoding tetratricopeptide repeat protein; this encodes MHQPNWLRAILLVAVVAAYLTSLNGAFVFDDLPHIAENENLANVSRAAWSMAQLQTRSTTQMSFALNAALLGKTPFTFHLVNLLIHVISVLALFELVRGSITWWNERHTPVLNANLTGFLAALLWGVHPLGTMAVTYIVQRHESLMAMFYLLTLYCLLRGHLAKTAWPWYIGSIVCCCLGMGAKEVMVTLPLVAVLYDRCILSSSWRELVTKRGWVFVLLLVPALILFGKHLSVFGSTHTEAHDAALGAHETASSWLYLWTQAGVIVHYLRLSIWPDYLTFDYDWPVANTEGEYLLPAIFVCGLLVLSFWLLFKRPAIGFVALTFFFILAPTSSIVPIIDVAFEHRMYLPLACLCVLAAMVLSIAIEKWRSRHGEESKYQTLLLIGLTLAILLGIRTVYRNLDYHSQLALWTTTVQARPMNLRANHNLSQYLRQADRLPELEQILLRSIAYCEQHGYESFPLHGDLAETYVYAGQFDQAYERFQRALEAAQSPPTKISEYHTLLRNRKLAETRTSFGALLDLLQRPAEAAKQFDQAIELRPDVTQSYVMAGDAYRKSGDFETALVRWKEAVRRDPKRVSVARDYAMLLIQLGRYDEAAKRLQQITKTQPDDLLTQFQLARLEAAAPSDKVRDPDSAIKRCDQLLQAHPQHALEIQQIKAMALGNGGQTDQAIALLTSLSKQISDAEVRKDLDAMMTRFQQKQKVLLGGDDTKR